CTTTTCTAGTGTGAAGAGAATTTGCTCGATTCGGTGATCATTAACGCTTACGTGGAAATGTTCAAATAGTAGTTTGATGTCGGTAAATGTTACAACTTCGATGAGAGCTATAAGGTCTAGAGCAAGGGCGAACTGATGCTGCTTATCGACCGGTGTAAATGCTCGCCTAGTTTTGTTGCCATCCATCTTTCTCAAAATAGCGGTATTGATTACATTAATATCGTTCAATATTTCCGTTTCGTCTTGAGCAGGCACTACACAAACACTGTGTTTATCCCTTTTCTCCAATTGGCGAAGTGGACCTAGGCTAATGAAAGACTTGATAGGGTGACGATCCCCAGTTACCACTATTAATAAGCGGTCTTTTAGGGACTCAATTTGAGAGAAAGCGCCCAATTCAGCAATTGATCCAGATGCTTCCAGAAAGACGGCAATTGCTGCGGTCAGATACCCTAGATCCGCTTCAAAAAGCAGCAAATCGTCGTAGGTATTGAAGTTGTTCCAGTCCTCGTAGCTCTCTGGCATGAGAACCTTGGACCGCAAGTCAGTCGAATTGGCAGCCAGCCATTGCACATATGCATCGCGACAGCTTTTTGGCGGGGATCCGTCAGCAATCTCTTTCTGGCTTGACAGTGTGCCACCGAAAATTGCGACAAGATCTGGTAATGAGTCAACAGTTCCACCATCTGGGGATACGGTTGACTTAACAAGTTCCACTTCGTTTTGGGCCATAAAAAGAGCTCTGATACCCTGATTACAGGCACTAAATCGGACTTGCGGCCACTCGTGACAGACTTGGCGCGAGTGGCCGCAGGGCCGATTTCGTGCCGTCGATGTCACTCAATTTATTTCAGTCTGGCAAATCGCCCGACTATGGCTAGTTACCTTCACCAC
This window of the Thermodesulfovibrionia bacterium genome carries:
- a CDS encoding retron St85 family effector protein yields the protein MAQNEVELVKSTVSPDGGTVDSLPDLVAIFGGTLSSQKEIADGSPPKSCRDAYVQWLAANSTDLRSKVLMPESYEDWNNFNTYDDLLLFEADLGYLTAAIAVFLEASGSIAELGAFSQIESLKDRLLIVVTGDRHPIKSFISLGPLRQLEKRDKHSVCVVPAQDETEILNDINVINTAILRKMDGNKTRRAFTPVDKQHQFALALDLIALIEVVTFTDIKLLFEHFHVSVNDHRIEQILFTLEKSGLVRKRRYGGIDYFGPATRGTKYLDFKGRTPHEKFNRARLQTKILTNRNPADRGKVFQKFFPKEVGV